The following are encoded in a window of Acidobacteriota bacterium genomic DNA:
- a CDS encoding DUF11 domain-containing protein — protein MRTTHTLKTHLRRALLAAFAFVLFAALAFAFSPLSSVMARLGKSAPVKQILSVGSQQNSTISPVKADANRTVANFAPAIGNSAAIFDAPITKIASPPDGTPVSGGQLITYTVTLTNDAAVDETFGTNRLRVRDAIPANTTYEPGTVNILQQPGNGSSAWTCSFDGGNNRIECLTATGGILREFAVFKFEFKVRVNSNATGAVASNQAQFFNEQQSGVGVVTNSSNTTNHPIAVVDLEITKQTSNPNPVNGGAAFSYTLVVTNHGPGAAYGVLVTDPLPAGIVLANSNIAVVNNPSVPGYGLTCTGPANGQNGTVTCTGNMPGPVGMNNSTATITLVVQAVANQASGVRTNTASVTSNTQEASPNVFPNTASAQINLTVDAPLSISKSGPATVCAGDTFTYHITVNNGGSSTALNATISDPLPANTTFQNLSGTGAFASGCSHNGGTPGTVTCSGVDIPSGMSTLDITVKLATSAPSGNLANTATITNAGTGTIAVGSSTTTALVNHCADLEITKTASPSPAVAGQDLNYTITVKNNGPSDIASGEFVVNDTPFPPTGTTLKGTISATGFSCNGGTTFPCTATATLSAGATATIKFTVTVNSNFNNGQPGGCVSNTASVAIVNGANAVDSNTSNNTSTICTPVVFSSDLGLAKSALPVVDPDGAGPLAPVPLPVVGPNVPPGSVNAGGYIRYDLPFSNSGPSDAINVMITDQIPGNTAFVGALATGGVFVPATQPPAVPFTFTIQAVDTIAPLGPNVSLTCTVNGAAGSQAIYCRPQGNTGLSPSYPDGNLPAGYSGQLTFFVKVNESVSGGTIVSNPANITSGLCPNPVNPGPVFPPSVCGGTADPNTANNTTVATQTAVIASTNLGVTKIVQSAVTAASNPNQTGPLGPATPQNGTATTATAVLPGTQLTYRITLFNNGPSDVSNIRLTDVLPSGLESPPGRVLGAKYLAVTPVLGSGATLTCSAPTGVSITNNPQGNGGSIVCTAPLLAAVDDPNTSVTENRASIDVTIFIDPATKQSLVDVATFDATVNNVNRPVSGSATLTTPVAPTSDLALTKTHTNAAGVPGGPVTAGTSGNLYDVTVTNNGPSAAQMFNLVDTLPPFQKITNIQVGRLNGNGQFVTPNAKDGNGNPNVTCTATPPVGSAGNTTSVTCTAAELPPNKNPDGTVNPAGTFIVRLTFTQDPLTPQPTPTSYQNCVTATSMSTDPVPGNNTNVCDTINLGFSADLSGTKTASPDPVIAGNLLTYTISTTNPGPSAALNLMITDPLPQGTVFISAVASPGATLMTPAVGTNGIVKATWNAAGGTAGGLTPPGVTRTLTIVVRVCPDFQQIRALTDAQMCVPNMTDTATISSDTTDPNPNNNTASFTSTVQAQSDLSISKADSPDPAPYSTSGSPSNITYTITFANAGPSNANGVTVTDVLPKGFTVVGTPTSTVPGTTFTITTTNGITTVVAKLGVLGAANQCQFNYPTSGTIVIVARVPIKHPSITVTNTATILSTNCLPETGTLATQSNPLSGEPAIIIPGTGMLANNRAFADTQIVPPGPTPGGAYRALSEISDQKEGSVLFYPIYTSDATNANVQNTRISITNTSTTEKVTIHLFAVDGASCSILDAFLCLTPNQTSSFLASDFDPGNTGYLMAVAVEDNNGLPRVFNELIGDEFIKFSSGHQANLAAESIAASMMFPAGLDAASTTATLRFDGMNYNRLPRVLASSNIGSTADGNSTMLVIDRIGGNFTTSGALIGNISGLLWDDSENQYSFTANLGSCQYRKILDNSFPRTFTPFNRILPAGRTGWMKFWAVNDSALVGAQINFNATANANSGAFNQGHNLHHMTLTDQTTVVIPIFIPSC, from the coding sequence ATGCGAACTACACACACACTGAAAACCCACCTGCGGCGCGCCTTGTTGGCCGCGTTCGCGTTTGTTCTGTTTGCCGCTCTGGCATTTGCCTTCTCCCCACTTTCGAGCGTGATGGCTCGATTGGGGAAAAGTGCGCCAGTAAAACAGATTTTGTCGGTGGGATCGCAGCAAAATTCAACGATATCGCCGGTTAAAGCAGACGCCAATCGCACGGTTGCCAATTTCGCACCTGCAATCGGCAATTCTGCAGCGATCTTTGATGCGCCGATCACCAAAATTGCCAGTCCGCCGGATGGAACTCCGGTTTCGGGCGGGCAGTTGATCACCTACACCGTCACGCTGACGAATGATGCAGCAGTGGACGAAACGTTCGGCACGAATCGGCTCCGCGTCCGAGATGCAATTCCGGCCAATACCACGTATGAGCCAGGGACCGTCAACATTTTGCAGCAACCCGGCAATGGTTCTTCAGCGTGGACTTGCAGCTTCGACGGCGGAAACAATCGCATTGAATGCTTGACGGCGACCGGCGGGATTTTGCGCGAATTCGCGGTGTTCAAGTTCGAGTTCAAAGTCCGCGTCAACAGCAATGCAACCGGAGCCGTGGCCAGCAACCAGGCGCAGTTTTTCAATGAACAACAATCCGGCGTTGGCGTCGTCACCAACAGCTCCAACACGACCAACCACCCGATTGCAGTCGTTGATCTGGAAATCACCAAGCAGACATCGAACCCAAATCCCGTCAATGGTGGCGCAGCCTTTTCTTACACGCTGGTGGTGACCAATCACGGGCCGGGGGCAGCCTACGGCGTTTTGGTGACAGACCCGTTGCCGGCGGGAATCGTACTGGCGAATTCAAACATTGCTGTCGTGAATAATCCATCCGTTCCCGGATACGGGCTGACTTGTACCGGACCGGCAAATGGCCAAAACGGAACCGTCACCTGTACGGGAAATATGCCTGGGCCAGTCGGCATGAATAACTCGACTGCGACCATCACATTGGTTGTTCAAGCAGTGGCAAATCAGGCATCGGGGGTGCGAACCAACACCGCCTCGGTGACTTCCAATACACAGGAAGCCTCGCCCAATGTGTTTCCCAATACCGCCAGTGCTCAAATTAATCTTACGGTGGACGCGCCGCTTTCCATCAGCAAGTCTGGCCCGGCGACGGTTTGCGCGGGAGACACCTTCACATACCACATCACTGTAAATAATGGAGGCTCGAGCACGGCGCTGAATGCGACAATCAGTGATCCGTTGCCCGCAAATACCACATTCCAAAACTTGAGCGGAACCGGGGCTTTTGCCAGTGGCTGTTCACACAACGGCGGAACCCCTGGAACTGTGACCTGCTCCGGGGTGGATATTCCCTCCGGGATGAGCACGCTCGACATCACGGTCAAGCTGGCGACGAGTGCGCCCAGCGGAAACCTGGCCAATACCGCGACGATTACCAATGCGGGAACGGGCACGATTGCGGTTGGCTCTTCGACCACCACGGCGCTGGTCAATCACTGTGCTGACCTGGAAATTACCAAGACGGCGTCTCCGTCCCCAGCGGTCGCTGGTCAGGATCTGAATTACACGATCACCGTCAAAAACAACGGCCCCAGCGACATTGCTTCGGGGGAATTTGTTGTGAATGACACGCCGTTTCCGCCCACAGGAACGACGCTCAAAGGAACCATCAGCGCCACAGGGTTCAGTTGTAACGGAGGCACGACTTTCCCGTGTACGGCAACCGCCACTCTATCGGCTGGGGCTACGGCGACGATCAAATTCACCGTTACCGTCAATTCCAATTTCAATAACGGCCAACCGGGCGGCTGCGTCAGCAACACGGCCAGTGTGGCCATCGTGAATGGCGCGAATGCAGTGGATTCCAACACCTCGAACAACACTTCGACGATTTGCACGCCGGTTGTCTTTAGTTCAGACCTGGGACTTGCAAAATCGGCTTTGCCCGTAGTTGACCCTGATGGCGCAGGCCCGTTGGCTCCGGTGCCCTTGCCGGTTGTTGGCCCGAACGTGCCGCCGGGTTCCGTCAATGCAGGTGGTTACATTCGTTACGATTTGCCGTTTAGCAATAGCGGCCCGTCCGATGCCATCAACGTGATGATCACGGATCAAATTCCCGGAAATACTGCATTCGTCGGAGCTTTGGCGACCGGAGGAGTTTTTGTTCCGGCGACCCAGCCTCCGGCGGTTCCGTTCACATTCACAATTCAGGCTGTGGACACGATTGCGCCGCTTGGGCCAAACGTCAGCCTGACCTGCACCGTAAACGGAGCGGCAGGCAGCCAGGCCATTTATTGCCGTCCGCAAGGAAACACCGGATTGAGTCCATCGTATCCGGACGGGAATTTGCCCGCAGGGTATTCCGGTCAATTGACGTTTTTCGTGAAGGTCAACGAATCGGTTTCGGGGGGAACGATTGTGTCGAATCCGGCCAACATCACCTCCGGGCTTTGCCCGAACCCGGTGAACCCCGGCCCGGTGTTCCCGCCGAGCGTTTGTGGTGGCACTGCCGACCCGAATACGGCAAACAACACAACGGTGGCGACGCAAACGGCGGTCATCGCCTCGACAAATTTGGGGGTCACCAAGATCGTGCAGTCCGCAGTGACGGCGGCCAGCAATCCGAATCAAACTGGTCCGCTTGGTCCGGCGACTCCACAAAACGGAACAGCGACGACCGCCACAGCAGTCCTGCCGGGTACGCAATTGACTTACCGCATCACTTTGTTCAACAACGGCCCGTCGGATGTATCAAACATCCGGTTGACCGATGTGTTGCCTTCAGGACTGGAATCGCCTCCGGGGCGTGTGCTCGGTGCGAAATACCTCGCGGTGACCCCAGTGTTAGGTTCCGGCGCAACGTTGACTTGTTCGGCTCCGACCGGAGTCAGCATCACCAACAACCCGCAAGGCAATGGCGGTTCCATTGTGTGTACGGCTCCACTGCTGGCAGCCGTGGATGATCCAAACACGTCTGTCACAGAAAATCGAGCCTCGATTGACGTCACAATCTTCATTGACCCGGCGACCAAGCAAAGTCTGGTGGATGTGGCGACCTTTGATGCGACGGTGAACAACGTTAATCGTCCGGTTTCCGGCTCGGCCACGTTAACGACGCCTGTTGCTCCGACTTCCGATCTGGCGCTGACCAAAACGCACACCAATGCGGCGGGAGTCCCTGGCGGCCCAGTAACCGCGGGCACTTCCGGCAATTTGTATGATGTGACGGTGACCAACAACGGTCCCAGCGCGGCGCAGATGTTCAATCTGGTTGACACACTGCCTCCGTTCCAGAAGATCACCAACATTCAGGTTGGGCGGTTGAATGGCAACGGCCAGTTCGTCACTCCGAACGCCAAGGACGGGAATGGCAATCCGAATGTCACCTGCACTGCGACGCCTCCGGTTGGATCGGCTGGAAACACCACCAGCGTGACTTGCACGGCTGCGGAATTGCCGCCGAACAAGAACCCGGATGGAACCGTCAATCCGGCGGGGACTTTCATTGTTCGCTTGACGTTCACGCAGGATCCGTTGACGCCGCAACCAACACCGACGTCATACCAAAACTGCGTGACGGCGACCTCGATGTCCACAGACCCGGTTCCGGGCAACAACACAAACGTTTGCGATACGATCAATTTGGGCTTTTCGGCTGATTTGTCAGGAACTAAAACGGCGTCGCCGGATCCGGTGATTGCCGGGAACTTGCTGACCTACACAATCTCGACAACCAATCCGGGGCCAAGCGCGGCGTTGAATTTGATGATCACCGATCCGCTTCCGCAGGGCACTGTCTTCATTTCGGCAGTGGCCTCGCCCGGCGCGACCTTGATGACGCCCGCGGTTGGAACCAACGGCATTGTCAAAGCGACCTGGAACGCCGCGGGCGGAACTGCAGGTGGCCTGACACCGCCAGGAGTGACCCGCACATTGACCATCGTTGTGCGCGTCTGCCCGGACTTCCAACAAATACGCGCCCTGACGGATGCTCAAATGTGTGTGCCGAACATGACCGACACGGCAACGATCAGTTCGGATACCACTGATCCGAACCCAAACAACAATACGGCGTCGTTTACTTCGACGGTGCAGGCGCAATCCGACCTGTCCATCAGCAAAGCGGATTCGCCCGATCCTGCGCCATATAGCACATCGGGATCGCCGTCGAATATCACGTATACCATCACTTTCGCCAATGCCGGCCCGTCGAACGCCAACGGCGTAACGGTGACCGACGTACTGCCGAAAGGCTTTACCGTGGTGGGAACGCCGACTTCGACCGTTCCCGGAACGACCTTCACCATCACGACGACCAATGGCATCACGACCGTTGTTGCCAAATTGGGGGTGTTGGGCGCTGCCAATCAGTGCCAATTCAACTACCCGACCAGCGGCACGATCGTCATCGTCGCTCGTGTTCCGATCAAACATCCTTCGATCACCGTAACCAATACGGCGACGATTCTTTCAACCAACTGTTTGCCGGAAACCGGAACCCTTGCGACGCAATCCAATCCGTTGTCTGGCGAACCCGCGATCATCATTCCGGGAACGGGGATGCTGGCCAACAACAGAGCATTTGCCGACACGCAAATCGTGCCTCCTGGTCCGACCCCTGGCGGTGCGTATCGTGCGTTGTCCGAAATCAGCGATCAGAAAGAAGGGTCAGTCCTGTTCTATCCGATCTACACTTCGGACGCGACAAACGCCAACGTCCAAAACACGCGCATTTCGATCACCAACACTTCCACCACGGAAAAAGTGACCATTCACTTGTTCGCAGTGGATGGCGCAAGCTGTTCGATTCTGGATGCTTTCCTATGCCTGACGCCGAACCAAACGTCGTCGTTCCTGGCGTCGGATTTCGATCCGGGCAACACAGGTTACCTGATGGCGGTGGCGGTCGAAGACAACAATGGGTTGCCGCGCGTGTTTAATGAACTGATTGGTGATGAGTTCATCAAATTCTCGTCCGGCCATCAAGCGAATCTGGCCGCCGAATCCATTGCCGCTTCAATGATGTTCCCGGCAGGCTTGGATGCCGCCTCGACAACCGCGACGCTTCGGTTTGACGGGATGAACTACAACCGGCTGCCGCGTGTCCTGGCTTCCAGCAATATCGGCAGCACAGCGGACGGCAATTCCACAATGCTGGTCATTGATCGCATTGGCGGCAACTTCACCACCAGCGGAGCACTGATTGGTAATATCTCCGGATTGTTGTGGGATGATTCGGAAAACCAATACAGCTTCACTGCCAATCTGGGATCGTGCCAATACCGCAAGATTCTGGATAACAGCTTCCCGCGAACCTTCACGCCGTTCAACCGCATCCTGCCTGCTGGGCGCACCGGATGGATGAAGTTCTGGGCTGTCAACGATTCGGCGCTGGTCGGCGCGCAAATCAATTTCAACGCAACTGCCAACGCCAACAGCGGCGCATTCAACCAGGGACACAACTTGCATCACATGACCCTGACCGATCAGACGACAGTTGTGATTCCAATTTTCATTCCGTCCTGTTGA